The Gloeobacter violaceus PCC 7421 DNA window AGGATTTGACCCCCCCGGCCCCCCCTTCCCAAGGGGGGGCCGGGGGAGATCTCACACCTTACCAAAGCGACGCTGGCGACCTTGGTAGGATTGCAGCGCAGCGTGGAAGGCCGCTCGGTCAAAGTCGGGCCATAACACGTCGGCTACATAAATTTCGGTATAGGCCATCTGCCAGAGCAAATAGTTGCTCAGGCGCTGCTCGCCGCTGGTGCGGATCAGTAAGTCGGGATCGCTAAGCTCGCGGGTGTAGAGGTGCTGGGCAAAAAGCTTCTCGTCGATCTGCTCGGGCAGGAGACGGCCTGACCGTACCTGCTCGGCCAGTTCGCGGCAGGCATTGACGATCTCTTGCCGGCCACCGTAGTTGGTGGCGACGGTGAACTCGACCGCCGTGTTCGCCTCTGTGGCCGCCATCGCTCCCTCGATGGCACTCTGCAGAGCTCCGGGCAGATGGGCGAGTGCCCCGACGAAGCGAATGCGCACCCCCTCATCCACCATCTCCGAAAGCTCGTGGTTGAGCACTTTCTCAAAAAGGGCCATCAAAAATTCGACCTCGTATTGCGGCCGCTTCCAGTTCTCCGTCGAGAAGGCATAGACCGTGAGAGCACCGATGCCCCAGTCTTTGCAACAGCGCAACAGCTCTTTGAGGGCACTCACCCCAGCCTGATGGCCCATCACTCGGGGAAGGTTGCGCTTTGACGCCCAGCGGCCGTTGCCGTCCATGATGGCGGCGACATGGCGCGGCAGGCGATTGGGATCAAGATCGGAGGGCAGGCTGCGCAGGAGCGTATGCGGGGTGGTCATCGATTTAGTCGCTGTTGCCCGATTGGCTGGAGGAGGCGGGGAAGAGCTTGCGCGTCCAGTCGCTCAGCGCCGGAATGGTAAACACCGAGGGAGGCTGGTCGCGCCGGTAGCGGCGGTTGAGCGCTTCGGCCAGCTGCTCGACGGTGAGCGGCCTCTGCAATTTGCCGCGCTCGGCGAGGGAGATCGAACCGGTCTCTTCGGAGACGACGATGCACAGGGCGTCGGTTTGCTCGGTGATGCCCATCGCTGCGCGGTGGCGGGTGCCCAACTGCCGCGCCGGGATCTGGGTGGACATCGGCAAAATAACGCTCGCCGATTGAATGCGCCAGTCGCGAACGAGCACCGCGCCGTCGTGCAGCCGCGTCTTTGGATAAAAGATGGTCAACAGCAAGCTCTTGGAAAGAACCGCATCCATCGTATCGCCCGGATCTTGCAAGAGCCGGTCGTCGATGGGACTCTGCTCGATCACTATGAGGGCACCAATGCGCTCCTCAGACAGATCTTGGACGGCGTCAAGCAACTCGTCGAGGGCTTCTTTCTCGAAGTCCGGCACCCGATCGGGCTTGAGCAATGTGAAGATCTCGCCCCGGCCCAACTGCTCAAGAAAACGGCGCAACTCCGGCTGGAAGATGACAGGCACTGCCACCGCCACCCCGATCAAGATCTTATCGAGGATGAAATTGAGGGTGGTCAATCCAAGCAAGTTGCTCAGAAAAAAGGCGCCCGAGAGGATCAAAAAACCCCGGATGAGCCAGACCGTGCGGGTCTGGCGGATCAACTGAAAGGCCAGGTAGAGCAGCAGGCCCACCGCAGCCCAATCGAGAATCGAAATGATGAGCGGTCGCAGAGCCAGTTCGCCTGACAGTTGTTCCAGGGGGCCGTTCATGTCTGCAGTCGTTCCGGTAGACAGTCGCAGCGCAACAGGTCGTCCGGGCTCTCACGCTTGACGATGAGGGTCGCCTCGCCGTCACTGACAAGCACCGCCGCTGGACGAGGGATACGGTTGTAGTTTGAAGCCATACTGCAATTGTACGCACCGGTGCTAAAGACGACCAGGCAATCTCCCCTCTCGAGTGGAGGCAGCTCAACATCGCGCAGCAGCACGTCCCCAGACTCGCAGTGCTTGCCGGCCACGGTCACCTTCTCACGGCGTCCATCGTGCATCTTGTTGGCGACAACGGCCGTGTAGAGCGCTTTATAGGTGATGGGCCGGGGATTGTCAGACATGCCGCCATCTACGGAGAAATATTTACGTATGCTGGGTATGGTCTTGGTGGAACCGACGGTGTAAGCCGTGGCGCAGGCGGGGCCTACCAGCGAGCGGCCCGGTTCGCACAACAATTTTGGCAGGGGTAAATTGTAGGTATTGCAGGTGCGCGTCACTGCCTGGCAGATCGTGCCTACCCACTCGTCGATGGCGGGCGGGTCGTCGTCGTCGGTGTAGCGGATCCCCAGGCCGCCCCCCACGTTCAGTTCATTGAAATCCGACAGGCCAAGGGCCAGTGCCTTGGGGTACCACTCCAAAAGCAGTTGGGCGGCATCGCCGTGGGGAGCAAGCTCGAAGCTTTGCGAGCCGATATGGGCGTGCAGACCGACGGCTCTGAGGCTGGGAATGCGCGCCAGGTAGGCGAGTACTGCGGCGAGTTCGGACGGATCGAAGCCGAATTTGCTGTCGAGGTGGCCGGTGCGGATGTATTCGTGGGTGTGGATGTCGATGCCGGGGGCGACGCGCACCATCACCCGTACCGGACACTCGGCAGAGATAGCACTCAAAATCTCGAGATCGAGCCAGTTGTCGGCCACCACCGTTGCACCGACTTCTGCGGCGAGGAGAATCTCCGCTTCGGATTTGTTGTTGCCGTGCAGGTACACCAGTTCGCCGGGTACCCCCGCCCGCAAGGCCGTGTGGACTTCGCCCGCCGAGACCGCGTCAATGCCTAAGCCGCAGCGATGGACGATGGCGCAGATCGCCAGGTTGCTCCAGGCCTTCGAGGCGTAGAGCACCCGAAAATCCCCGGCGTAGTGGCGCTTGAACGCTTCGACGTACTGGGTACAGGCAGCGCGCAGTGTCGCCTCGTCGAGAATATACAGGGGTGTGCCGAAGCGCTGCGCCAGATCGACCACATCGCAGCCGCCGATCATGAGGTGCCCTCGAGCGTCGGTGCGGGTCTCAAGCGGTGCGATCATCTGGTTCGGCGAAGGGATGTCGGCGGGCATGGAGGACGGCGGCGATAGTTTCTAATAGTTTACCTGTAAGCTTCGTCCGTCCGCGCCTGCCTTTCGTCCAAAGTCTACGGAGATCGCGCAGGCGTTGGGGGATAATCGACGTTGCCCGCAACCGATAATCCCATGCCGACACACCGAGAGCGGTTGGCGGGGGGTCTGGTGGGTCTGCTGGTGGGGGATGCCCTCGGGGTGCCCTACGAGTTCAACCCATCCACCAACCTGCCCCCCATCGGCCTGATCAACTTCGAGCCGCCCCCCGGCTACACCCCCACCCACGCGGTCCCGCCCGGTACCTGGTCTGACGACGGGGCGCAGGCGCTGTGTCTGCTCGCCTCGCTGCTCGACTGCGGACGGCTCGATGCCGAGGATGTTGGCCGTCGGCTGCTGGCCTGGCACGACGAAGGTTATCTGGCCGTCGATGGCTGCGTCTTCGATGTCGGCGTCCAGACGGGCGAGGCGCTCGCGGCCCTCAAGGCCGGCACTCCCGCTCTGCGGGCCGGGGCGGCGGATGAGCGAGCCAACGGCAATGGTTCACTGATGCGGGTGTTGCCCTTGGCGCTATGGCACCGCGGCGGGGACGCACAACTGGCCCGCGATGCGGCCTTGCAGTCGCAAATTACCCATGGCCACGCCCGTGCGCAGTTGTGCTGCGCGCTCTATTGCCTGTGGGCACGGCGCATCCTCGAGGGGGCAGCCCAGCCGTGGGCTGCCGCTACGGCAACGGTAAGGACACTCTATGCCGCCGAACCGATGGCCCTGCGCGAACTGGACGCGGAGATTCGTCCTGAAGCGCCGCCCAGGGGCCGGGGGGGAGCCTACGTCGTCGACTGTCTGCACTCGGTGCGCTGGGCAGTGGAGGCGGGGCAAACCTACGAGCAGGTGGTGAAGCTTGCCGTCTCGCTGGGCAACGACACCGACACCACCGCCTGTCTGGCAGGTGGGATCGCCGGACTCCAGCAAGGTATCGAGGCGATCCCTGAGCGCTGGATGCGGCACCTGCGCGGCAGTGAACTGTACAAGCCTTTGCTGGAGCGACTTCTAGCACAGTAACAGTTGCTTTGAGCTTTCTCCCAGATTCTGCAATGCGCCCTATTGAATATGACTGCTAGACGGCTAGGCTTCTCTTTACAGAAATGCAACCTGAGCCTTTGCCTGCTAGAGTATGCTTACTGGCAAAAAGCCTCTGCTATGTATAGAATTTGCTTAGCTCGAGTGCATTTTCAGGAGTCGATGAGGTGAACGAAAGGATTGACCAGATTCAGAGTGATGCCACATTGGTGTTCGAGCGCTACGCAAATTACATAAAACATGTCCAGAATGAGTTTTCATCCTTAGATGAACGCTTGCGCGAATTGAGGTTACATTCGAAGCACTCCTGGCGAGAAAAGATTGAGCAGATTCCTCAAATCTTTCTCTATGCTGTTGACTACGTGAGCGCCCAGCTCGAACGAGAACCTCTGCAGCGTCTATTGCTCGTCACTCTTAAGCAAATTGCCAAAGGATTGACAGGGCAACTTCCTAGACACGGCGAGCAAATACGTTATCTCTACAATGACATCAAAACTTTCGTTCAAGAAAATGAGCCTAAGCAGCCTTGGTATTCAAAGTACAAAGGCTACCTTTTTATAGCTGCAATATGTGTAACTTTTTACTGGATTTTGCCAGTAGCTCAACGAAAAGAGGTCATTGATTTGGTTCTTGGTTATCAAGACTCTTGGAAGAGTTTTCTTGAGGGGCTTGGGAGATCGGAACAAATCCACATCACTATGATAGAGTTCGCTTTCGCAGCTTCTCTTTGGTCGCTGATGTTGATTGCGCCATACTTATTATTTCGTGTCAGTGTAGAGCGCAAGAGACGTACTGTTGTTCGTTTTGCTCAAGAGCTTCCGACGAACTGGAATCCAAGTTCTTTGTACATATTTTACCGCCAGAAACCTATGCAACTGCGATTTTCGGAATCAAAGCCCACAGATGTCGAATTGGCTCAGGCTAGGCTTTGGAGAAATTTAGAAGTCAAGCCAGAAGTACGACGTGAGCATATCACAGAATTTCGGGCAAACCTGATACCTCCGATAGTCATGTTGTTTATCATCCTAGTGATTGAAGCATTTGCGCTCAGGCTCGTAGTGATTCGACCGCAAATCTTCGGTTCCATTTGGTTAGCTTTCCTGCTCGGTCTATTGTGTATTGGTTTGCTGCTATGGGAGGTAAAGATAGCGCTAAAGACTCAGAAGGAATGGCAAACTGTGTTCGAGGCTGAGACTTTTTGGCTTGAGGAAGGACTAGACAGCCAAGTCGAGCTGGACGAGAAACAGATTTCTGAAATTGATTCCAATATCGAAGAAGCTTCCATGGAGATTATTGACGGATTACCAGTTGTTCACACGCGAGTGGACACAGATTTGGTCGATGCAATCCGAAGCATGCGAGAAGAGTGAGATTACTTTTCGACACAAACACCCTTATTGCAAGCTCTGTTCCAGGCCATCCCGATAGGGAGAGGTGCCTTCCCCTATTGCAAGAAGTTATCTCTAGCGTTGCCGAGGGCTATATTTCCACTCATTCACTCAGTGAATATTATCGGTATATGACCGGGAAAGCATAGCCGCAGTTAAGTCCTAGAAATACAGAAAAGGCTATCCGCCAACTATTGGTTAACTTCACTGCTGTTAACCTTGACGAAGGTGATTATCTCGCTATCTTTGCTCGAATGAGCATCCAGTCTCTTCATGGCGCAATCGTCTATGACGCGATTATAGCTCAGGCCGCACTAAAGGCAAAAGTTGACTATATTGTTACTCTAAACACGTATGATTTTCAGCGTCTAGGATCTGATATAGCCTCACTTGTTTTTGTTTTTCAATAGGAGTAACGACCGAGATACCAACCGGTGTAGTTCGTTCATTGGAAGTGGCGGCGGCAATCGGCCAAGCCATCTTGTGTACGAGGTTCGACAAATTCGAGGCTGCAGAAAATCGCTATGGTGAACTGGCACTGGGCGGTGGAGGCGGGGGGAGCCTATGAGCAGGTGGTGAAGCTTGCCGTCTCGCTAGGTAACGACACCGACACCACCGCCTGTCTGGCGGGTGGGATCGCCGGGCTCCAGCAAGGTATCGAGGCGATCCCCGAGCGCTGGCAGGCGCGTTTGCGCGGCGGAGCGCTCTACAGGCCTTTGCTGGAACGGCTGCTGGCTGGGTAAGGATCTTTTTTGCTGCCACGGCGATCCGCTCCAGGGTAACGCGCGTACTTTCTAGTGAAGGTGGTCCGGTTCGGGGTCGGCTCGTTTGCGACCGTTTTCGCTTTGCCGATTTTTAGATGTCGATTGCGGCGCCGCGCCCCCTGGAAGGCGCGGCGTTTTTCTGTTTGCGGTCTTAGCCGATGTAGCGGGTCTCGACGAAGTGGCTGTGGCGGCCGGCCAGATCGGAGAGCGTGCGCGCCCCGGCAATTTCGAGGTTGCGGGGAATCGAGGTGGTGAGGTGGCGCTGGGCGAGGGCTCCAAGGCCGGTGGCCAGTTGGGAGGCTGCCACCACTGCGGTGCCGAGGGCCACCAGTTGCGGCAGGGGACGGCGCGGCAAGAACAAACTCGCTCCTAAACCGACCCCGGCGGTAATCAGCATTCCCACCGAGAGGTTGGTGCCGCAGCGCGGGTGGATAGCCAGGTTCTCTTCACCCCGGTTGATGCGCTCCAGGGCGCGGTGGGCGGCGCGCAGCAGCGCTCCGGTGTCGACCGGGCCATAGATAAAAAAGCCCCGATCGGTCGAAAAACCGCTCAATTTGAGATCGGGATCCTGTTCGGAGAGCACCCAGATGGTGGCGTGCTCGAGGGCATGCACCTGACGGATGCGCTCGAAGAGATCCTGCAGCGCGCTGAGGGGCGAATCGTCCCGCTCGATGGTCACCGGCCGGGGTAGATCGTTGGCGTGGGTCATGCGCTGAACCTCCGGGCACTAGAGAAACTGGTGACTGTCGGGCTGGATGACGATTTCGTTGGGAACACCGGGGGAGGGGAGGGCGAGGGCAAAGGCGACAGCCTCGGCAGCGGTCTCGGCACTCAACATTTTGTCGCGCTGAACGCGCATGCCGGCGTTGTCCCAGAAGGGTGTGTTCACCCCACCCAGGTAGAGCAGCGTGAATTTGACGCCCGCGCGCTTGAGATCGAGGGCCATCGACTTGGTGAGGCCGACGACGGCGTACTTGGAGGCGCAGTAGGCGGCGGCCGTCGCCATCGGGTGCTGGCCGAGGATGCCCGGAATGTTGAAAATGTGGCCCCCCCCCGACTGTTGGCTCATCAGGGGCACCGCCGCCTGGCAACTCAAGAAGGTGCCTTTGAGGTTGACGGCCATCTGCCGGTCGAGATCTGCTTCGCTCAGGTTCTGAATGGGCTTGAGGATGCCAAGGCCGGCGGCGTTGAGCACAACGTCGAGCTGACCGAAGGTAGCGGCCACCTTGGTGTAGAGATTATCCACCTGCTCTTTGACGGTGACGTCGGTGGCCATGGCCAGGGTCTGGGGACTGCCGGCCGCTTCGCACTCGGCTGCCAGAGCGTCGAGCGAAGCCTGAGTACGCCCCGCCAGTGCCAGCGAAGCCCCCTGAGCAGCCATCCGGCGCGCTACCGCCGAACCGATCCCGCCGCTTGCACCCGTAATCAAAACCACCTTGCCCTGCATGCCTACCTCGCGCGTACTCCCTCCCATCTTGGTGCGGGATCTGCCCGGCGTCCACCGCCAGATCCGCCCAGGGGAAGGAGCATAAACCCAGGGGCAGTGCTTAAGATCGTCTTAGCGATGGATAGATTGCAGCGATGACTCAGCAACAACCGGCGGCGAGGACACCGAATACTCCTCTGGGCGACAGCCTGCGCAACTTGGTGCAGGAACGCCTTCAGAGTGCAAGCCGCATAGTCGAAGGTCAGATCGGCCCACAGGTAGTGACCTGGGTGGCGGCTGCGCGTTCGCGGTTGGGCGATTCGCTGCAGGCGGTGCGTACCAGCGACTGGATGCAGCAGATTGGCCGCACGATCGGCGCCAACTGGATCTTGCAACTGCTCGATCAGGTCAACGTCCAGAAAGTGCGCGAGACAGTAACGACACTCCAGATCGAACACCCCGGCGAGTCGCCGCCCGAACTGGCCCAGCGGCTTATCCAACGCAAGGCGGTGTTCGCGGGTGGAGTGGGTGTGGCAAGCGGCCTGCTGCCCCCGGGTATCAACCTGCCGATGGTGGCGGCGGACGTGGTGGCTACGGTGATGCTCGAAATCGAACTGATCTACGAGATTGCCTGCCTCTATGGACTGGATCTGGGTGATCCCGACCGCAAAGGCGAAGCGGTCCTGGTACTGGCCCTGGGTTCCGGCGTCGATCGCCTGGCCGGGGCAGGCACCCAGGCGCTCAAGCAGGCGGTGGGTCAGCAGATGGCCAGGATAGGCACCGAGCAACTGGCCCGCCTTGTGGGTAAGCAGATGGCGGAGCGACTCCTGCTTAAAGGCGTGCCGTTGTTCGTAGGGGCGCTGGTGGGCGCGGGGGTCAATGCAACGGCCCTGATGCTCATCGGCAACACGGCGAGTAAGTTCTACACCTTGCAAATTTCGGTTGAGCCGGTTGCCGATACTGCGACGCCAAAGAGTCTTCCTGCCGCTTGAAACTTATTGTTGCAAGGTATGGGTGCGGGTGTTGTAGCGGGTACCCCAGATGCCGGTCTGGCCCAGGATATGCACGCGTAGATTAACCAAAGCGGCGGCGCGCAGCGAGCCGTTCCCAGAGTCCGTGGGCGCGGCGTAGGGTGAGAGGCCCCTCGCTTCAATCTTTTTACCGTCCAGCACGATGGCTGCCGCCTCCGACCCGCCGGTACCGGCCCCGAACGCGATCGCATCAGGGCTGCTCTGGGTCCGAGAAAGCTTGGCGCCTACCGACAACAAGATGCCGGTGTAGTGCGGATAGTCGTAGAGGGCTCTGAGCGCCGTTTCCTGAATAGCGCCGCGGTTGTCCGGGTTCTGGGCGTCGTTGAGGCCAAGGGAATTAAAAATGTAGGTGCTTGCGGTCGTAGGGACAAGGCCGTAACTCTGGGGAAAATAAGTGGGCTTGAGGGCATAGAGGCGCTCGTTGCCCTTTTTGCTGCCCTGGATGGTAAGCGCACCGCGGTTGGCGGCGCTGTCGCCCGCGTAGCTCACCGTCACGACCCCCGCCGGCTGCGCGGCAACTGCGCGCCCGCTCAGGTTAAAGCTCCAGCCCTCGGTGAGCACGTCCGCCCGCACGTTGGTCATGTAGAGAGGCGCCCCGCCGGGTCTATGGGTGACGGTTTCGGGTGTTGCCTGCAAAAACGAGACTGAGCCCTGACCGATCACCTCGGCGCGATCGCCGCGGATGACAAGCCCGGTCAGATCCCCCAGGCCGATGCCCAAAAGCCCTGTCGTCAGACCA harbors:
- a CDS encoding isoprenyl transferase; protein product: MTTPHTLLRSLPSDLDPNRLPRHVAAIMDGNGRWASKRNLPRVMGHQAGVSALKELLRCCKDWGIGALTVYAFSTENWKRPQYEVEFLMALFEKVLNHELSEMVDEGVRIRFVGALAHLPGALQSAIEGAMAATEANTAVEFTVATNYGGRQEIVNACRELAEQVRSGRLLPEQIDEKLFAQHLYTRELSDPDLLIRTSGEQRLSNYLLWQMAYTEIYVADVLWPDFDRAAFHAALQSYQGRQRRFGKV
- the cdaA gene encoding diadenylate cyclase CdaA, which translates into the protein MNGPLEQLSGELALRPLIISILDWAAVGLLLYLAFQLIRQTRTVWLIRGFLILSGAFFLSNLLGLTTLNFILDKILIGVAVAVPVIFQPELRRFLEQLGRGEIFTLLKPDRVPDFEKEALDELLDAVQDLSEERIGALIVIEQSPIDDRLLQDPGDTMDAVLSKSLLLTIFYPKTRLHDGAVLVRDWRIQSASVILPMSTQIPARQLGTRHRAAMGITEQTDALCIVVSEETGSISLAERGKLQRPLTVEQLAEALNRRYRRDQPPSVFTIPALSDWTRKLFPASSSQSGNSD
- the lysA gene encoding diaminopimelate decarboxylase, with product MPADIPSPNQMIAPLETRTDARGHLMIGGCDVVDLAQRFGTPLYILDEATLRAACTQYVEAFKRHYAGDFRVLYASKAWSNLAICAIVHRCGLGIDAVSAGEVHTALRAGVPGELVYLHGNNKSEAEILLAAEVGATVVADNWLDLEILSAISAECPVRVMVRVAPGIDIHTHEYIRTGHLDSKFGFDPSELAAVLAYLARIPSLRAVGLHAHIGSQSFELAPHGDAAQLLLEWYPKALALGLSDFNELNVGGGLGIRYTDDDDPPAIDEWVGTICQAVTRTCNTYNLPLPKLLCEPGRSLVGPACATAYTVGSTKTIPSIRKYFSVDGGMSDNPRPITYKALYTAVVANKMHDGRREKVTVAGKHCESGDVLLRDVELPPLERGDCLVVFSTGAYNCSMASNYNRIPRPAAVLVSDGEATLIVKRESPDDLLRCDCLPERLQT
- a CDS encoding ADP-ribosylglycohydrolase family protein: MPTHRERLAGGLVGLLVGDALGVPYEFNPSTNLPPIGLINFEPPPGYTPTHAVPPGTWSDDGAQALCLLASLLDCGRLDAEDVGRRLLAWHDEGYLAVDGCVFDVGVQTGEALAALKAGTPALRAGAADERANGNGSLMRVLPLALWHRGGDAQLARDAALQSQITHGHARAQLCCALYCLWARRILEGAAQPWAAATATVRTLYAAEPMALRELDAEIRPEAPPRGRGGAYVVDCLHSVRWAVEAGQTYEQVVKLAVSLGNDTDTTACLAGGIAGLQQGIEAIPERWMRHLRGSELYKPLLERLLAQ
- a CDS encoding ADP-ribosylglycohydrolase family protein gives rise to the protein MAMVNWHWAVEAGGAYEQVVKLAVSLGNDTDTTACLAGGIAGLQQGIEAIPERWQARLRGGALYRPLLERLLAG
- a CDS encoding DUF6391 domain-containing protein, with the translated sequence MTHANDLPRPVTIERDDSPLSALQDLFERIRQVHALEHATIWVLSEQDPDLKLSGFSTDRGFFIYGPVDTGALLRAAHRALERINRGEENLAIHPRCGTNLSVGMLITAGVGLGASLFLPRRPLPQLVALGTAVVAASQLATGLGALAQRHLTTSIPRNLEIAGARTLSDLAGRHSHFVETRYIG
- a CDS encoding SDR family oxidoreductase, with translation MQGKVVLITGASGGIGSAVARRMAAQGASLALAGRTQASLDALAAECEAAGSPQTLAMATDVTVKEQVDNLYTKVAATFGQLDVVLNAAGLGILKPIQNLSEADLDRQMAVNLKGTFLSCQAAVPLMSQQSGGGHIFNIPGILGQHPMATAAAYCASKYAVVGLTKSMALDLKRAGVKFTLLYLGGVNTPFWDNAGMRVQRDKMLSAETAAEAVAFALALPSPGVPNEIVIQPDSHQFL
- a CDS encoding EcsC family protein translates to MTQQQPAARTPNTPLGDSLRNLVQERLQSASRIVEGQIGPQVVTWVAAARSRLGDSLQAVRTSDWMQQIGRTIGANWILQLLDQVNVQKVRETVTTLQIEHPGESPPELAQRLIQRKAVFAGGVGVASGLLPPGINLPMVAADVVATVMLEIELIYEIACLYGLDLGDPDRKGEAVLVLALGSGVDRLAGAGTQALKQAVGQQMARIGTEQLARLVGKQMAERLLLKGVPLFVGALVGAGVNATALMLIGNTASKFYTLQISVEPVADTATPKSLPAA
- a CDS encoding cyanophycinase translates to MRKFLNLVPALMLLAAPCYAQGVVMVAGGGSEGDIGDTASWSYRLYPTLIEAGDVNGDGRVTVAVIADSSQSEFIPEYFEWLGADDAFNVLVATRTQANDPAAVDRVRDVDAIFIKGGDQGKYYDNWNDTRLEDHIRYVVQTLGGGVGGTSAGAMSQSQYALAGEKDLISQDVLTNAQTRYLDDADGGSGIHADFLGFVANTVIDSHFNDRGRLARLLGVMAKVNEDFGLTTGLLGIGLGDLTGLVIRGDRAEVIGQGSVSFLQATPETVTHRPGGAPLYMTNVRADVLTEGWSFNLSGRAVAAQPAGVVTVSYAGDSAANRGALTIQGSKKGNERLYALKPTYFPQSYGLVPTTASTYIFNSLGLNDAQNPDNRGAIQETALRALYDYPHYTGILLSVGAKLSRTQSSPDAIAFGAGTGGSEAAAIVLDGKKIEARGLSPYAAPTDSGNGSLRAAALVNLRVHILGQTGIWGTRYNTRTHTLQQ